From Rubrivirga sp. SAORIC476, a single genomic window includes:
- the rsgA gene encoding ribosome small subunit-dependent GTPase A, with the protein MTEPDAPLPEPLTGLVIRSTGSWYEVRTEDGETIRARLRGRFRLDAIEIDETNPLAVGDRVRLVMGVGDDDSGMITAIEPRDNQLSRRAPGKRGAVREHVIVANIDRAWCVQSTFGPKVNPGFVDRFLVAAETHHIPAGLILNKADLLEGNERAEEAMAFWQELYEGLGYPVLLTSTVTGRGLEAFRAALAGAVSVVSGPSGVGKSSLLNAIEPGLGLRTSEIGEKTQKGRHTTTFATLLRAGGGWVADTPGIREFGLWDMAPEELGGYFVEFRPFLDDCRFPDCTHAHEPDCGVQQAVDDELITPERYGSYLSMLETVAESYRLSKEARWRTLGRPEDPDAPFLDAEERGR; encoded by the coding sequence GTGACCGAGCCCGACGCCCCACTCCCCGAGCCCCTGACTGGCCTCGTCATCCGGTCCACCGGAAGCTGGTACGAGGTCCGCACCGAGGATGGAGAGACCATCCGGGCTCGTCTGAGAGGCCGGTTCCGCCTGGACGCCATCGAGATCGACGAGACGAATCCGCTCGCCGTGGGCGACCGCGTCCGGCTGGTGATGGGCGTCGGGGACGACGACTCGGGCATGATCACAGCCATCGAGCCGCGGGACAACCAGCTCAGCCGCCGCGCGCCGGGGAAGCGGGGCGCCGTACGCGAGCACGTCATCGTGGCCAACATCGACCGTGCGTGGTGCGTCCAGTCGACGTTCGGGCCGAAGGTGAATCCGGGCTTCGTGGACCGGTTCCTGGTGGCGGCCGAGACGCATCACATCCCCGCTGGCCTCATCCTCAACAAGGCCGATCTGCTGGAAGGCAACGAGCGCGCCGAGGAGGCGATGGCGTTCTGGCAGGAGCTCTACGAGGGACTGGGTTACCCCGTCCTCCTGACCAGCACGGTGACCGGACGCGGACTAGAGGCCTTCCGCGCCGCCCTGGCGGGTGCTGTGAGCGTCGTCTCCGGCCCCTCGGGTGTGGGGAAGTCAAGCCTGCTCAACGCCATCGAGCCCGGCCTCGGGCTGCGGACCTCCGAGATCGGGGAGAAGACGCAGAAGGGGCGTCACACGACGACGTTCGCGACTCTCCTCCGGGCAGGCGGCGGATGGGTGGCCGACACGCCTGGCATCCGGGAGTTCGGCCTCTGGGACATGGCGCCTGAAGAGCTCGGCGGCTACTTCGTCGAGTTCCGCCCCTTCCTGGACGACTGCCGCTTCCCCGACTGCACCCATGCCCACGAGCCGGACTGCGGCGTCCAGCAAGCCGTCGACGACGAGTTGATCACGCCGGAGCGGTACGGCAGCTACCTGTCGATGCTGGAGACCGTCGCCGAGTCGTACCGGCTCTCAAAGGAGGCCCGCTGGCGCACGCTGGGCCGGCCTGAGGACCCGGACGCGCCGTTCCTCGACGCGGAAGAACGCGGTCGCTGA
- a CDS encoding FAD-dependent monooxygenase, with product MGRLRVAVAGGGIAGLATALALRQRGIAATVYERAPALREVGAGIALWPNATRALARLGVLDEVAARSGRAEAVRILNPAGETLLRFSTARPDAPSLCVRRRDLVGVLADALGSEAIHYGSTISEAESRSGGVRVVRENGAVMEADVLVAADGIRSRLRETCVASNPPVYQGYTAWRGLGSRPHDLTGDAFEAWGDGLRFGLFSLDGGQCYWYALASRPPGQQDTDDPRTELAHLFVDWHPRVRRVIAATSRGDVVRHDVFGLRRSRPWVAGRVALVGDAAHGMTPDLGQGGAFALEDAVALAAHLGAEVDVVTALRGYEHERRRRAASVRRRSQASGWLGQLGGRAGRVRNRVARLTPPPLFESAFTAPF from the coding sequence GTGGGGAGGCTGCGCGTCGCCGTCGCAGGAGGCGGCATCGCCGGGCTAGCGACGGCGCTCGCGCTGCGTCAGCGAGGCATCGCGGCGACGGTCTACGAGCGCGCTCCGGCGCTGCGGGAGGTCGGGGCAGGGATCGCGCTGTGGCCCAACGCCACGCGTGCCCTCGCCCGCCTCGGAGTCCTCGATGAGGTGGCCGCGCGGTCGGGGCGGGCCGAGGCGGTCCGCATCCTGAACCCGGCAGGGGAGACGCTGCTCCGGTTCTCGACGGCTCGCCCGGACGCTCCCTCGCTCTGTGTCCGACGCCGCGACCTCGTCGGCGTGCTGGCGGATGCCCTGGGGTCGGAGGCGATCCACTACGGGAGCACGATTTCTGAGGCCGAGTCTCGGTCCGGCGGAGTTCGCGTCGTGCGGGAGAATGGCGCAGTCATGGAAGCGGACGTGCTCGTCGCTGCCGACGGCATCCGGTCTCGTCTCCGCGAAACGTGCGTCGCTTCCAACCCGCCGGTCTACCAGGGCTACACCGCCTGGCGCGGTCTCGGGTCCAGGCCGCACGACCTGACCGGCGATGCCTTCGAAGCCTGGGGCGATGGGCTGCGATTCGGCCTTTTCTCGCTCGACGGAGGGCAGTGTTACTGGTACGCGCTCGCGTCTCGGCCGCCCGGCCAGCAGGACACAGACGACCCCCGCACCGAGCTCGCGCACCTGTTCGTGGATTGGCACCCTCGCGTCCGCCGCGTCATCGCCGCGACCTCGCGAGGTGACGTGGTCCGCCACGACGTGTTCGGCCTGCGCCGGTCGCGGCCGTGGGTCGCGGGCCGCGTGGCGCTCGTCGGCGATGCCGCGCACGGCATGACGCCGGACCTGGGGCAGGGGGGCGCGTTCGCCCTCGAAGATGCCGTCGCCCTGGCGGCCCACCTCGGCGCCGAGGTCGATGTGGTTACGGCGCTGCGGGGCTACGAGCACGAGAGGCGTCGCCGCGCGGCCTCGGTGAGGCGGCGGTCGCAGGCGTCCGGCTGGCTCGGTCAACTCGGAGGACGGGCCGGGCGCGTCCGCAACCGGGTCGCCCGTCTCACACCGCCGCCCCTCTTCGAAAGCGCCTTCACGGCGCCATTCTGA